A single region of the Pectinophora gossypiella chromosome 2, ilPecGoss1.1, whole genome shotgun sequence genome encodes:
- the LOC126373726 gene encoding bromodomain-containing protein 7-like isoform X1 produces the protein MEDLEKLSCKEEMMENSDVEHSANDDHKDTDDKPQKKKRRRREVDMIKLSDDEDETDDESITKKLLQHLSPGPNSPASHREPRTCVLKASQKRRPLSRLLEQLLRNLEKRDPHQFFAWPVNDNFAPNYSNIIKKPMDFSTIKQKIDDNEYKSLNCFISDFKLMCNNAMKYNKPGTVYHKAAKRLLHAGLKQLTPQKLRPLGDMLTYMYEIPIRELGFDMGKMDVKVLKRSSPLKSGGGSEPDTASDGGERSAADCRKMQMEAAREMHRRKLAKKAFPRMDAEGKTTLALVPAPADGPADERMTLGRLVGKLTQGTGALHTPREDRRNLAKCVKPLNYGPFSSFAPAYDGTFATLTKEESHLILHTLPYETGKGNEELLRFAPDSPWTAIYDMEAMFPDKKQQTDTPPAAEDKDLSNVKVDIEQLRSLSTLGIDVDFLSEIEDDVLASQQDYGLAPALRHTRDLLAKLEKEQRDRLSQPPPWHLSLAARPGASERELARLVAACLRGMAARVPPRHVAPLPALRRAMGVTLDHLDTPMAVDDFDERESRELRDVCSDPDSRSSHDK, from the exons ATGGAGGATTTAGAAAAATTGAGTTGCA AAGAGGAGATGATGGAAAACAGTGATGTAGAACACTCTGCCAATGATGATCATAAGGACACAGACGATAAACCTCAGAAGAAAAAGAGAAGACGTCGGGAAGTTGACATG ATTAAGCTgtctgatgatgaagatgagaCGGATGATGAGAGTATAACCAAGAAACTGCTGCAACATCTCAGCCCGGGCCCTAACTCACCTGCTTCTCACCGGGAACCTCGGACATGTGTTCTGAAG GCCAGTCAAAAGCGCCGTCCCCTATCCCGGCTGCTAGAGCAGCTGCTCCGTAACCTGGAGAAGCGAGACCCTCACCAATTCTTCGCGTGGCCCGTCAACGACAACTTCGCCCCCAACTACTCCAACATCATCAAGAAGCCCATGGACTTCTCCACCATCAAGCAGAAGATTGATGATAATGAGTACAAGTcacttaattgttttatt AGTGACTTCAAGTTGATGTGCAACAACGCTATGAAGTACAACAAGCCAGGCACGGTGTACCACAAGGCAGCCAAGCGTCTCCTGCACGCTGGACTCAAGCAGCTAACCCCACAGAAGCTACGGCCACTCGGAGACATGCTCACATACATGTACGAGATCCCAATCAGAGAGCTCGGCTTCGATATGGGCAAGATGGATGTG AAGGTGCTGAAGCGCAGCTCGCCCCTCAAGAGTGGCGGGGGCTCCGAACCCGACACGGCGTCTGACGGGGGCGAGCGCTCCGCCGCCGACTGCCGCAAGATGCAGATGGAAGCAGCGCGAGAGATGCATCGACGGAAGTTGGCTAAGAAAG CGTTCCCCCGCATGGACGCGGAGGGCAAGACGACCCTAGCGCTGGTGCCGGCGCCGGCAGATGGCCCGGCCGACGAGCGCATGACCCTCGGCAGGCTGGTGGGCAAATTGACGCAGGGCACCGGCGCACTGCATA CGCCTCGCGAAGACCGTCGCAACCTGGCCAAGTGTGTGAAGCCGCTCAACTACGGCCCATTCTCGTCGTTCGCGCCTGCGTACGACGGAACCTTCGCTACGCTCACTAAAGAGGAGTCACATCTGATACTGCATACTTTAC CGTACGAGACGGGTAAAGGCAACGAGGAATTACTCCGATTCGCTCCTGACTCCCCCTGGACGGCAATCTATGACATGGAAGCCATGTTTCCTGATAAAAAGCAGCAAACTGACACTCCGCCCGCTGCTGAAGATAAG GATCTATCAAACGTAAAAGTGGACATCGAGCAACTGCGCTCTCTGTCCACCCTGGGCATTGACGTGGACTTCTTATCCGAAATAGAGGACGACGTGTTAGCCTCCCAGCAGGACTACGGACTCGCCCCCGCGCTACGTCACACGCGAGACTTGCTGGCGAAGTTAGAGAAGGAGCAGCGAGACAG GCTGTCGCAGCCGCCGCCGTGGCACCTGTCGCTGGCGGCGCGGCCGGGCGCGTCGGAGCGCGAGCTGGCGCGGCTGGTGGCGGCGTGCCTGCGGGGCATGGCGGCGCGCGTGCCGCCGCGACACGTGGCGCCGCTGCCCGCGCTCAGGAGGGCCATGGGCGTCACGCTCGACCACCTGG ACACTCCGATGGCGGTGGACGACTTCGACGAGCGCGAGTCCCGCGAACTGCGCGACGTGTGCTCCGACCCCGACAGCCGCAGCAGCCACGACAAGTGA
- the LOC126373726 gene encoding bromodomain-containing protein 7-like isoform X2 yields MEDLEKLSCKEMMENSDVEHSANDDHKDTDDKPQKKKRRRREVDMIKLSDDEDETDDESITKKLLQHLSPGPNSPASHREPRTCVLKASQKRRPLSRLLEQLLRNLEKRDPHQFFAWPVNDNFAPNYSNIIKKPMDFSTIKQKIDDNEYKSLNCFISDFKLMCNNAMKYNKPGTVYHKAAKRLLHAGLKQLTPQKLRPLGDMLTYMYEIPIRELGFDMGKMDVKVLKRSSPLKSGGGSEPDTASDGGERSAADCRKMQMEAAREMHRRKLAKKAFPRMDAEGKTTLALVPAPADGPADERMTLGRLVGKLTQGTGALHTPREDRRNLAKCVKPLNYGPFSSFAPAYDGTFATLTKEESHLILHTLPYETGKGNEELLRFAPDSPWTAIYDMEAMFPDKKQQTDTPPAAEDKDLSNVKVDIEQLRSLSTLGIDVDFLSEIEDDVLASQQDYGLAPALRHTRDLLAKLEKEQRDRLSQPPPWHLSLAARPGASERELARLVAACLRGMAARVPPRHVAPLPALRRAMGVTLDHLDTPMAVDDFDERESRELRDVCSDPDSRSSHDK; encoded by the exons ATGGAGGATTTAGAAAAATTGAGTTGCA AGGAGATGATGGAAAACAGTGATGTAGAACACTCTGCCAATGATGATCATAAGGACACAGACGATAAACCTCAGAAGAAAAAGAGAAGACGTCGGGAAGTTGACATG ATTAAGCTgtctgatgatgaagatgagaCGGATGATGAGAGTATAACCAAGAAACTGCTGCAACATCTCAGCCCGGGCCCTAACTCACCTGCTTCTCACCGGGAACCTCGGACATGTGTTCTGAAG GCCAGTCAAAAGCGCCGTCCCCTATCCCGGCTGCTAGAGCAGCTGCTCCGTAACCTGGAGAAGCGAGACCCTCACCAATTCTTCGCGTGGCCCGTCAACGACAACTTCGCCCCCAACTACTCCAACATCATCAAGAAGCCCATGGACTTCTCCACCATCAAGCAGAAGATTGATGATAATGAGTACAAGTcacttaattgttttatt AGTGACTTCAAGTTGATGTGCAACAACGCTATGAAGTACAACAAGCCAGGCACGGTGTACCACAAGGCAGCCAAGCGTCTCCTGCACGCTGGACTCAAGCAGCTAACCCCACAGAAGCTACGGCCACTCGGAGACATGCTCACATACATGTACGAGATCCCAATCAGAGAGCTCGGCTTCGATATGGGCAAGATGGATGTG AAGGTGCTGAAGCGCAGCTCGCCCCTCAAGAGTGGCGGGGGCTCCGAACCCGACACGGCGTCTGACGGGGGCGAGCGCTCCGCCGCCGACTGCCGCAAGATGCAGATGGAAGCAGCGCGAGAGATGCATCGACGGAAGTTGGCTAAGAAAG CGTTCCCCCGCATGGACGCGGAGGGCAAGACGACCCTAGCGCTGGTGCCGGCGCCGGCAGATGGCCCGGCCGACGAGCGCATGACCCTCGGCAGGCTGGTGGGCAAATTGACGCAGGGCACCGGCGCACTGCATA CGCCTCGCGAAGACCGTCGCAACCTGGCCAAGTGTGTGAAGCCGCTCAACTACGGCCCATTCTCGTCGTTCGCGCCTGCGTACGACGGAACCTTCGCTACGCTCACTAAAGAGGAGTCACATCTGATACTGCATACTTTAC CGTACGAGACGGGTAAAGGCAACGAGGAATTACTCCGATTCGCTCCTGACTCCCCCTGGACGGCAATCTATGACATGGAAGCCATGTTTCCTGATAAAAAGCAGCAAACTGACACTCCGCCCGCTGCTGAAGATAAG GATCTATCAAACGTAAAAGTGGACATCGAGCAACTGCGCTCTCTGTCCACCCTGGGCATTGACGTGGACTTCTTATCCGAAATAGAGGACGACGTGTTAGCCTCCCAGCAGGACTACGGACTCGCCCCCGCGCTACGTCACACGCGAGACTTGCTGGCGAAGTTAGAGAAGGAGCAGCGAGACAG GCTGTCGCAGCCGCCGCCGTGGCACCTGTCGCTGGCGGCGCGGCCGGGCGCGTCGGAGCGCGAGCTGGCGCGGCTGGTGGCGGCGTGCCTGCGGGGCATGGCGGCGCGCGTGCCGCCGCGACACGTGGCGCCGCTGCCCGCGCTCAGGAGGGCCATGGGCGTCACGCTCGACCACCTGG ACACTCCGATGGCGGTGGACGACTTCGACGAGCGCGAGTCCCGCGAACTGCGCGACGTGTGCTCCGACCCCGACAGCCGCAGCAGCCACGACAAGTGA
- the LOC126373726 gene encoding bromodomain-containing protein 7-like isoform X3 encodes MEDLEKLSCKEEMMENSDVEHSANDDHKDTDDKPQKKKRRRREVDMIKLSDDEDETDDESITKKLLQHLSPGPNSPASHREPRTCVLKASQKRRPLSRLLEQLLRNLEKRDPHQFFAWPVNDNFAPNYSNIIKKPMDFSTIKQKIDDNEYKSLNCFISDFKLMCNNAMKYNKPGTVYHKAAKRLLHAGLKQLTPQKLRPLGDMLTYMYEIPIRELGFDMGKMDVVLKRSSPLKSGGGSEPDTASDGGERSAADCRKMQMEAAREMHRRKLAKKAFPRMDAEGKTTLALVPAPADGPADERMTLGRLVGKLTQGTGALHTPREDRRNLAKCVKPLNYGPFSSFAPAYDGTFATLTKEESHLILHTLPYETGKGNEELLRFAPDSPWTAIYDMEAMFPDKKQQTDTPPAAEDKDLSNVKVDIEQLRSLSTLGIDVDFLSEIEDDVLASQQDYGLAPALRHTRDLLAKLEKEQRDRLSQPPPWHLSLAARPGASERELARLVAACLRGMAARVPPRHVAPLPALRRAMGVTLDHLDTPMAVDDFDERESRELRDVCSDPDSRSSHDK; translated from the exons ATGGAGGATTTAGAAAAATTGAGTTGCA AAGAGGAGATGATGGAAAACAGTGATGTAGAACACTCTGCCAATGATGATCATAAGGACACAGACGATAAACCTCAGAAGAAAAAGAGAAGACGTCGGGAAGTTGACATG ATTAAGCTgtctgatgatgaagatgagaCGGATGATGAGAGTATAACCAAGAAACTGCTGCAACATCTCAGCCCGGGCCCTAACTCACCTGCTTCTCACCGGGAACCTCGGACATGTGTTCTGAAG GCCAGTCAAAAGCGCCGTCCCCTATCCCGGCTGCTAGAGCAGCTGCTCCGTAACCTGGAGAAGCGAGACCCTCACCAATTCTTCGCGTGGCCCGTCAACGACAACTTCGCCCCCAACTACTCCAACATCATCAAGAAGCCCATGGACTTCTCCACCATCAAGCAGAAGATTGATGATAATGAGTACAAGTcacttaattgttttatt AGTGACTTCAAGTTGATGTGCAACAACGCTATGAAGTACAACAAGCCAGGCACGGTGTACCACAAGGCAGCCAAGCGTCTCCTGCACGCTGGACTCAAGCAGCTAACCCCACAGAAGCTACGGCCACTCGGAGACATGCTCACATACATGTACGAGATCCCAATCAGAGAGCTCGGCTTCGATATGGGCAAGATGGATGTG GTGCTGAAGCGCAGCTCGCCCCTCAAGAGTGGCGGGGGCTCCGAACCCGACACGGCGTCTGACGGGGGCGAGCGCTCCGCCGCCGACTGCCGCAAGATGCAGATGGAAGCAGCGCGAGAGATGCATCGACGGAAGTTGGCTAAGAAAG CGTTCCCCCGCATGGACGCGGAGGGCAAGACGACCCTAGCGCTGGTGCCGGCGCCGGCAGATGGCCCGGCCGACGAGCGCATGACCCTCGGCAGGCTGGTGGGCAAATTGACGCAGGGCACCGGCGCACTGCATA CGCCTCGCGAAGACCGTCGCAACCTGGCCAAGTGTGTGAAGCCGCTCAACTACGGCCCATTCTCGTCGTTCGCGCCTGCGTACGACGGAACCTTCGCTACGCTCACTAAAGAGGAGTCACATCTGATACTGCATACTTTAC CGTACGAGACGGGTAAAGGCAACGAGGAATTACTCCGATTCGCTCCTGACTCCCCCTGGACGGCAATCTATGACATGGAAGCCATGTTTCCTGATAAAAAGCAGCAAACTGACACTCCGCCCGCTGCTGAAGATAAG GATCTATCAAACGTAAAAGTGGACATCGAGCAACTGCGCTCTCTGTCCACCCTGGGCATTGACGTGGACTTCTTATCCGAAATAGAGGACGACGTGTTAGCCTCCCAGCAGGACTACGGACTCGCCCCCGCGCTACGTCACACGCGAGACTTGCTGGCGAAGTTAGAGAAGGAGCAGCGAGACAG GCTGTCGCAGCCGCCGCCGTGGCACCTGTCGCTGGCGGCGCGGCCGGGCGCGTCGGAGCGCGAGCTGGCGCGGCTGGTGGCGGCGTGCCTGCGGGGCATGGCGGCGCGCGTGCCGCCGCGACACGTGGCGCCGCTGCCCGCGCTCAGGAGGGCCATGGGCGTCACGCTCGACCACCTGG ACACTCCGATGGCGGTGGACGACTTCGACGAGCGCGAGTCCCGCGAACTGCGCGACGTGTGCTCCGACCCCGACAGCCGCAGCAGCCACGACAAGTGA